The genomic stretch AGCAGGAAGTAAGCCGGGCGAAATGGAAAGGGAAGAGGGGAATGATTTTGTCCGGGAAATTTGATTTGACCTTTTTTGTCAGTCCCGGGGCCCAAATTGAGATTCAAGGTGACCAGAAAGATTTTCCTTTCGTGGAGGTGGTAAGCGAGGATGAATTTAACCAAGGAATGATGGAATTACAACATCTGAATCTGAAAGAGCTGAAAGAGATAAACGTTCTACACGATGCGTTGAATGATGCCGTGTTGGCCGATGATTCGGTTGCCAAGATGAATGTTTTCGAGCAACAAAATGCTTTGCGGGAACGAATTTCTCAACGTACAACGGAGTGGATTACTTCTCACCCGAACCGGGAATACGCTATGTGGTTATACTTAAATTCTGGTTTGACCAGTAAGACTGCGGGGGAATTGAAACAACAATATGATCGATTTTCAAACGAGGTGCAACAATCTGAGGCCGGAAAGAAACTCGCAGAATTAATTCGGGTTAGAACGGCTTTGGCTCCCGGCGCTCCGGCTCCTGATTTCACGTTGAAGAATATTTACACGGGCGAAGATATTCATTTGGCAGATTACAGGGGGAAATACGTGTTATTGGATTTCTGGGCCTCTTGGTGTGTCCCTTGCCGGAAAAGTCATCCCCATCTGATTCAAATTAATCAAAAATACAAGGGTGAAAATTTTGTTCTTCTGGGAATTGCTTCGGATCGTAAAGATGAAGTCATTAAGAAAGCTGCCCAAGAAGATAAAATAGATTGGCCGCAAATGAATATTTACGAAAAACGGGACCAGCAAAAACAACTCAACGAGATGTATGATATTTCAGCAATTCCGACTAAAATTTTGATAGATCCGGAGGGAAAGATTGTGGTGAAATATGTTGGCGACTCGGCCGGGCTTGATCGAGAATTAGAAAAGATATTCAAGAAATAGTCGAGGGGTAAAATAGGGAATACTAAG from Butyricimonas virosa encodes the following:
- a CDS encoding TlpA disulfide reductase family protein, with protein sequence MKRIVLIEFICLFCGIQQMMGQTDSYMVKGKLSGMSEDIKIIVFDRQSGDSKFDTLKVENGEFVYSGKADQRQQLTFMRLSQKEQEVSRAKWKGKRGMILSGKFDLTFFVSPGAQIEIQGDQKDFPFVEVVSEDEFNQGMMELQHLNLKELKEINVLHDALNDAVLADDSVAKMNVFEQQNALRERISQRTTEWITSHPNREYAMWLYLNSGLTSKTAGELKQQYDRFSNEVQQSEAGKKLAELIRVRTALAPGAPAPDFTLKNIYTGEDIHLADYRGKYVLLDFWASWCVPCRKSHPHLIQINQKYKGENFVLLGIASDRKDEVIKKAAQEDKIDWPQMNIYEKRDQQKQLNEMYDISAIPTKILIDPEGKIVVKYVGDSAGLDRELEKIFKK